A section of the Streptomyces sp. Je 1-369 genome encodes:
- a CDS encoding thioester reductase domain-containing protein: MPEAASGTSRNRSVNRRPEEEAIERRGPGRSAAADLLAHFRKPPTGPAAGQGPADARPASPAEPAQTAPTAPAPEPAAGHPARTVAEVAADIAARAARFLPGGAPDSETDLFDAGLSSVDAVELVALMARELDVQLTLDDVFADARPRRLAQRWAKSLGLPTTTSPAPGTPTPGTPAPEFPTTGLPAPAASAPGTPTPGTPAPEFSTAGLPAPAAPTPGTPVAGTPAPAASAPVMPAPEFPTAGLPASAAAAPGTPAPGTPAPAAPTPPRATVPTPTPPRATVPTPTPHTPTATIPTATPTPTPSITPVIIRTPTHPTHPDAHEDLEVILEDLALADRLPFSRQAEAVAPRRILLTGATGYLGSHLLLDLLRQGDAHVVCLVRATDDAAAERRLADALAGFDQPWTAEVRRRVTVLAADLRQPLLGLARDVWEGLAQDLDSIVNVAAAVDFLRGYPSLRQTNVLGPLALAELAMTGRAKPLHHISSVAVFNEVGIEKMGEDDPVAHIDRLFAGYDKSKWAAEAVLRRAREHGLTVTFLRPGAIGGHTRTGVYNPHDLSTGLIGAFSRYRTVPAFKFMNLAPVDWISRVTAAVVFDPAAWGQNYNVTGRAETLPQLVKDMKLAGMNVRVANWREWRDDLIERHAADPVPELDFLIRILRSPTAMKLFEALMFGPEAGSERTDRFVARHKLPEAERYGSQAQLKAFERMAKDGVARLPSREDPPYLQFRERTKGRIGPVGGERDSRCRMALTLSIASMYQVVRHRKIDVRGEVFCERLHAEPLTVEAGEIWVRPDEGVPLQHGSDHPLLRYRLVLVDRDGGRWWLEGWKTARASRDFWKQTRTIDVTIGRENEPASLAGVVKVPAKSYVPDQIDGIEVDPRLTSQERRLAKLAWLSWFFVQVGMGLAEPSLRAVAELLDLRKDAIDRDQDKLQRKIRKLMIKREQTR, encoded by the coding sequence ATGCCTGAGGCGGCCAGCGGCACGAGTCGCAACCGCAGTGTCAACCGGCGACCCGAGGAGGAGGCGATCGAGCGGCGGGGCCCCGGACGGAGCGCGGCGGCGGATCTCCTCGCGCACTTCCGGAAGCCGCCGACCGGACCTGCCGCGGGGCAGGGGCCCGCCGACGCCCGGCCCGCGAGTCCTGCGGAGCCCGCGCAGACGGCACCGACCGCACCGGCCCCCGAGCCCGCCGCCGGCCACCCCGCGCGGACCGTCGCCGAGGTCGCCGCCGACATCGCGGCCCGCGCCGCCCGCTTCCTGCCCGGCGGCGCGCCCGACTCCGAGACGGACCTGTTCGACGCCGGTCTGTCCTCCGTCGACGCTGTCGAGCTCGTCGCCCTGATGGCGCGGGAGCTCGACGTACAGCTGACGCTGGACGACGTCTTCGCCGACGCCCGCCCGCGCCGCCTGGCCCAACGCTGGGCCAAGTCCCTGGGCCTGCCCACGACGACATCCCCGGCGCCCGGGACCCCCACGCCCGGGACCCCAGCGCCCGAGTTCCCCACGACCGGGCTTCCCGCGCCTGCGGCCTCAGCGCCCGGGACCCCCACGCCCGGGACCCCAGCGCCCGAGTTCTCCACGGCCGGGCTTCCCGCGCCTGCGGCCCCAACGCCCGGGACCCCAGTGGCCGGGACCCCCGCGCCTGCGGCCTCAGCACCTGTGATGCCAGCGCCCGAGTTCCCCACGGCCGGGCTCCCCGCGTCTGCGGCCGCAGCGCCCGGGACCCCCGCGCCCGGGACCCCCGCACCCGCGGCCCCCACGCCCCCCAGGGCCACCGTCCCCACCCCCACGCCCCCCAGGGCCACCGTCCCCACCCCCACCCCCCACACCCCCACGGCCACCATCCCGACCGCCACTCCCACCCCCACCCCCTCCATAACCCCCGTAATAATCCGCACCCCCACCCACCCCACCCACCCCGACGCCCACGAAGACCTGGAGGTGATCCTTGAGGACCTTGCCCTCGCCGACCGGCTGCCGTTCAGTCGGCAGGCCGAGGCCGTCGCGCCGCGTCGCATTCTGTTGACCGGGGCCACCGGCTACCTCGGCAGTCACCTGCTCCTCGATCTGCTGCGGCAGGGCGACGCCCACGTCGTGTGTCTCGTACGCGCCACCGACGACGCCGCCGCGGAACGCCGTCTCGCCGACGCGCTCGCCGGGTTCGACCAGCCGTGGACCGCCGAGGTGCGGCGCCGGGTCACCGTTCTCGCGGCCGACCTCAGGCAGCCGTTGCTCGGGCTCGCGCGGGACGTGTGGGAGGGGCTCGCCCAGGACCTCGACTCGATCGTCAACGTCGCCGCCGCCGTCGACTTCCTGCGCGGCTACCCCTCCCTGCGCCAGACCAACGTGCTGGGCCCGCTGGCCCTCGCCGAGCTGGCGATGACGGGGCGGGCCAAGCCGCTGCACCACATTTCCTCGGTCGCCGTCTTCAACGAGGTCGGCATCGAGAAGATGGGCGAGGACGACCCGGTCGCCCACATCGACCGGCTCTTCGCCGGTTACGACAAGTCGAAGTGGGCCGCGGAGGCGGTCCTGCGGCGCGCCCGTGAGCACGGTCTGACCGTCACGTTCCTGCGGCCCGGCGCGATCGGCGGGCACACCCGTACCGGCGTGTACAACCCGCATGACCTCAGCACCGGGCTGATCGGCGCGTTCTCCCGGTACCGGACCGTACCGGCCTTCAAGTTCATGAACCTCGCGCCGGTCGACTGGATCAGCAGGGTGACGGCCGCCGTGGTCTTCGACCCCGCCGCGTGGGGCCAGAACTACAACGTCACCGGCCGCGCCGAGACCCTGCCGCAGCTGGTGAAGGACATGAAGCTGGCCGGGATGAACGTCCGCGTGGCCAACTGGCGGGAGTGGCGGGACGACCTGATCGAGCGGCACGCCGCCGACCCCGTGCCCGAGCTGGACTTCCTGATCCGCATCCTGCGCAGCCCCACCGCCATGAAGCTCTTCGAGGCGCTGATGTTCGGCCCGGAGGCGGGCTCGGAGCGCACCGACCGCTTCGTCGCGCGGCACAAGCTGCCGGAGGCCGAACGGTATGGATCTCAGGCGCAGTTGAAGGCGTTCGAGCGGATGGCGAAGGACGGCGTCGCCCGGCTTCCCAGCCGCGAGGACCCGCCCTACCTGCAGTTCCGTGAGCGGACCAAGGGCCGGATCGGTCCCGTCGGCGGGGAGCGGGACTCCAGGTGCAGGATGGCGCTGACCCTTTCGATCGCCAGCATGTACCAGGTCGTACGCCACCGGAAGATCGACGTCCGCGGTGAGGTGTTCTGCGAGCGGCTGCACGCGGAGCCGCTGACCGTGGAGGCGGGCGAGATCTGGGTCCGCCCGGACGAGGGCGTGCCGTTGCAGCACGGCAGCGACCACCCGCTGCTGCGCTACCGGCTCGTCCTGGTGGACCGCGACGGCGGACGCTGGTGGCTCGAGGGCTGGAAGACGGCCCGCGCGAGCCGCGACTTCTGGAAGCAGACCCGCACCATCGACGTCACCATCGGCCGCGAGAACGAACCGGCGAGCCTCGCCGGTGTCGTCAAGGTCCCGGCCAAGAGCTACGTGCCCGACCAGATCGACGGCATCGAGGTCGACCCGCGCCTCACCTCGCAGGAGCGGCGCCTCGCCAAACTCGCCTGGCTCTCCTGGTTCTTCGTGCAGGTCGGCATGGGCCTCGCCGAGCCGTCCCTGCGTGCCGTCGCCGAACTCCTGGACCTGCGCAAGGACGCCATCGACCGGGACCAGGACAAGCTGCAACGCAAGATCAGGAAGCTGATGATCAAAAGGGAGCAGACCCGATGA
- a CDS encoding alpha/beta fold hydrolase has product MTPLRPLHHAFGARVEDIPFTASDGTRLGLTRVAPEDGSTDRPVVLILHGLTASADMFTLPETRNLVDVLLDAGYEPWLLDWRGSCRLPYNEGRVRYTFDDVALYDIPEAVSLIKERIGGRELLVVAHCIGAMCLSLSMAAGLVPGLSGVVAQGVFLTPKMSWKTRARLHFGGELLRSRFVNIPTDFKKVGMWSKHSLIFAEVSLGAECKDPNCQILHNDSWGVGGSLFEHDNLHEVTHDRLADLYGTVPMWILPHLRSIELAHTMMRYNDGDGRYDALPKNALDEAGSFDTPLMLLSGSDNRFWYDSNEICHDVLKRRHPELDVRYVEVPGYGHLDAFIGRNAALDVFGHIVDFLDECRVSDDVRA; this is encoded by the coding sequence ATGACGCCGCTGAGGCCCCTCCACCACGCATTCGGCGCCCGCGTCGAGGACATCCCCTTCACCGCCTCCGACGGCACCCGGCTCGGCCTCACCCGCGTCGCCCCCGAGGACGGCTCCACCGACCGCCCGGTCGTCCTGATCCTGCACGGACTGACCGCGTCGGCCGACATGTTCACGCTGCCCGAGACCCGCAACCTCGTCGACGTCCTGCTCGACGCGGGCTACGAACCGTGGCTGCTCGACTGGCGGGGCAGCTGCCGCCTGCCGTACAACGAGGGCCGGGTCCGCTACACCTTCGACGACGTCGCGCTGTACGACATTCCCGAGGCCGTTTCGCTGATCAAGGAACGTATCGGCGGGCGTGAACTCCTCGTCGTGGCGCACTGCATCGGCGCGATGTGCCTGTCCCTGAGCATGGCCGCGGGACTCGTGCCCGGTCTGTCCGGCGTCGTCGCCCAGGGCGTGTTCCTCACCCCGAAGATGTCCTGGAAGACGCGGGCCCGTCTGCACTTCGGCGGGGAGCTGCTGCGCTCCCGCTTCGTCAACATCCCCACCGACTTCAAGAAGGTCGGCATGTGGTCCAAGCACTCGCTGATCTTCGCCGAGGTGTCGCTGGGAGCCGAGTGCAAGGACCCCAACTGCCAGATCCTGCACAACGACTCGTGGGGGGTCGGCGGATCGCTCTTCGAGCACGACAACCTTCACGAGGTCACCCACGACCGCCTCGCCGACCTGTACGGCACGGTGCCGATGTGGATACTGCCGCACCTGCGCAGCATCGAACTGGCGCACACGATGATGCGGTACAACGACGGCGACGGCCGCTACGACGCACTGCCGAAGAACGCCCTCGACGAGGCGGGCTCCTTCGACACCCCGCTCATGCTGCTCTCCGGCAGCGACAACCGCTTCTGGTACGACTCGAACGAGATCTGCCACGACGTGTTGAAGCGCCGCCATCCCGAGCTGGACGTCCGGTACGTGGAGGTGCCCGGCTACGGTCACCTCGACGCGTTCATCGGCCGCAACGCCGCGCTCGACGTGTTCGGCCACATCGTCGACTTCCTCGACGAGTGCCGGGTCTCCGATGACGTCCGCGCCTGA
- a CDS encoding MFS transporter yields the protein MTSAPDRPGAPAPGTRLLMPVILLAIFTVPLSVSGTAVSLGDISDDLGSSSVGEQWVLNGYNLTFACSTLVWGSVADIIGRWQALLFGLLTFGAGSALSLFAGNYWVLDGARLVAGAGAGAVFSVGSAVVSSNFEGERRTRAFALLGSVAGLSLAFGPSLCGLLTQLSGWRLVYGFQLACLVVACAGMPLIRRAAAHEKRRAARIDWPGAALFCTATTVTLGGLALGSATGWASPPFLLCTAVGIGCYGLFAWRESTAPNPLLSLRTLRSRRFSGITLVVAVASFTFTNAVAYLPVFFQGAYDASAGASGAYLMFLTLPVLVAPLIAARLTARGTPAHTIFTWSIGLLVAGLVLAGATAAPGLVWMALPMVVVGIGFGLQAGLVDGEALAHVPADEAGMGAGWINTVRLGSEAIAVSLFGSLFASFAGDADDASRSGFAAITIGSTLCAAVLGVVSVLLMRRPGPTAPADEPRAADRVA from the coding sequence ATGACGTCCGCGCCTGACCGGCCGGGCGCTCCGGCGCCCGGCACGCGCCTGCTCATGCCCGTCATCCTGCTCGCCATCTTCACGGTCCCGCTGTCGGTGTCCGGCACCGCCGTGTCCCTCGGCGACATCTCCGACGACCTGGGCAGCTCGTCGGTGGGCGAGCAGTGGGTCCTCAACGGCTACAACCTGACGTTCGCCTGCTCGACCCTCGTCTGGGGCTCGGTGGCCGACATCATCGGGCGCTGGCAGGCGCTGCTCTTCGGGCTGCTCACGTTCGGCGCGGGCTCCGCGCTCAGCCTCTTCGCGGGCAACTACTGGGTCCTGGACGGGGCCCGGCTGGTGGCGGGGGCGGGGGCCGGGGCGGTCTTCTCGGTGGGGTCGGCCGTCGTGTCGTCGAACTTCGAGGGCGAACGGCGCACCCGCGCCTTCGCCCTCCTCGGGTCGGTCGCGGGCCTCTCGCTCGCGTTCGGCCCGTCCCTGTGCGGGCTGCTCACCCAGCTCTCCGGCTGGCGCCTCGTCTACGGCTTCCAGCTCGCCTGTCTGGTCGTCGCCTGCGCGGGCATGCCGCTGATCCGCCGTGCCGCCGCCCACGAGAAGCGGCGCGCGGCCCGCATCGACTGGCCGGGCGCCGCGCTCTTCTGCACGGCGACCACCGTCACGCTCGGCGGCCTCGCCCTCGGCTCGGCGACGGGCTGGGCGTCGCCGCCCTTCCTGCTCTGCACGGCCGTCGGCATCGGCTGCTACGGCCTGTTCGCGTGGCGCGAGTCCACCGCACCCAACCCGCTCCTGAGCCTGCGCACCCTGCGCAGCAGGCGCTTCTCCGGCATCACGCTGGTGGTCGCGGTGGCGTCGTTCACCTTCACCAACGCGGTCGCCTATCTGCCGGTGTTCTTCCAGGGCGCGTACGACGCTTCGGCGGGCGCCAGCGGCGCGTACCTGATGTTCCTGACGCTGCCCGTCCTGGTCGCCCCGCTGATCGCCGCCCGCCTGACCGCCCGCGGCACACCCGCCCACACCATCTTCACGTGGAGCATCGGTCTGCTGGTCGCAGGACTCGTGCTCGCGGGCGCGACCGCCGCTCCCGGGCTCGTCTGGATGGCGCTGCCGATGGTCGTCGTCGGCATCGGGTTCGGGCTGCAGGCGGGGCTCGTCGACGGCGAGGCGCTCGCGCACGTACCGGCCGACGAGGCGGGCATGGGGGCGGGCTGGATCAACACGGTCCGGCTCGGCAGCGAGGCCATCGCGGTGTCGCTCTTCGGCTCGCTGTTCGCCAGCTTCGCGGGCGACGCCGACGACGCGTCGCGCAGCGGCTTCGCCGCCATCACGATCGGCTCCACGCTCTGCGCGGCGGTGCTCGGCGTCGTCTCGGTCCTCCTCATGCGACGCCCGGGACCGACGGCCCCCGCCGACGAGCCCAGGGCGGCGGACCGCGTCGCCTGA
- a CDS encoding sigma-70 family RNA polymerase sigma factor, producing MNENGSAQVALAARFEEHRPRLNAVAYRMLGSLSESEDAVQEAWFRLSRTEAGPDAGEVRNLGGWLTTVVGRICLDLLRTRQSRREDSLDASVQGHGETHVPDPVVTRADLADPEQEVLLADSVGLALLVVLETLAPAERLAFVLHDMFAVPFDDIAPIVERSAATTRQLASRARRRVQGSTPAAETDVAKQREVVEAWMAATRAGDFDALLELLDPDVVLRADTGELSSGLSKVVRGAAAVAGQAAMFARVAADQQLVFINGMPGLVALPGGVPVSLGALTVVDGRIVEIDIIADRERLEFLTRPLREA from the coding sequence ATGAACGAGAACGGATCGGCTCAAGTCGCCCTCGCCGCGCGGTTCGAGGAGCACAGGCCCCGCCTGAACGCGGTGGCGTACCGCATGCTCGGCTCGCTGAGCGAGTCCGAGGACGCGGTGCAGGAGGCGTGGTTCCGGCTGAGCCGCACCGAAGCGGGGCCGGACGCGGGGGAGGTGCGCAACCTCGGCGGCTGGCTGACCACCGTCGTCGGCCGCATCTGCCTCGACCTGCTGCGCACCCGGCAGTCCCGGCGCGAGGACTCCCTCGACGCGTCCGTGCAGGGCCACGGCGAGACGCACGTCCCGGACCCGGTCGTGACCCGCGCCGACCTCGCCGACCCCGAACAGGAAGTGCTGCTCGCCGACTCGGTGGGCCTCGCGCTCCTCGTCGTACTGGAGACGCTGGCGCCCGCCGAGCGCCTCGCGTTCGTGCTGCACGACATGTTCGCCGTGCCCTTCGACGACATCGCGCCCATCGTGGAGCGTTCGGCGGCCACGACCCGGCAGCTGGCCAGCCGGGCCCGCCGCCGCGTGCAGGGTTCGACGCCCGCGGCGGAGACCGACGTCGCCAAGCAGCGCGAGGTCGTCGAGGCGTGGATGGCCGCCACGCGCGCAGGCGACTTCGACGCGCTCCTCGAACTCCTCGACCCGGACGTCGTGTTGCGCGCCGACACCGGCGAACTGTCCTCCGGCCTCTCCAAGGTGGTGCGGGGTGCCGCGGCGGTGGCCGGGCAGGCCGCGATGTTCGCGCGGGTCGCCGCGGACCAGCAACTGGTGTTCATCAACGGCATGCCGGGCCTGGTCGCCCTCCCGGGCGGCGTGCCGGTCTCGCTCGGCGCGCTCACGGTCGTGGACGGCCGCATCGTGGAGATCGACATCATCGCGGACCGCGAGCGGCTGGAGTTCCTGACGCGCCCGCTGCGGGAGGCCTGA
- a CDS encoding elongation factor G, with protein MQSLLPHTLNLGILAHIDAGKTSLTERLLHAAGVIDEVGRVDDGNTQTDSLALERKRGITIKSAVVSFAIDGTAVNLIDTPGHPDFIAEVERVLSVLDGAVLVVSAVEGVQAQTRVLLRTLRRLRIPTLVFVNKTDRGGARYDGVLRHIAERLTPDVVAMGSVPGVGTRDARFAPFTGEDGAFTARLTELLAEHDDAVLATYVDAPASLPYDRLRAELARQTRRALVHPVFFGSAATGVGVPELMRGIAELLPAPRGDADGPVSGSVFKVERGAAGEKIAYVRVFSGTVRVRDRLREGKVTGVSVFEQGADVQRAEVRAGQIGKVRGLGDVRIGDVIGVPREGARAGARHFAPPTLETVVTPLRDTDRGALHLALGQLAEQDPLIDLRQDDVRQEVSVSLYGEVQKEVIQATLAEEYGLDVAFRETTTICVERVVGTGAAYEIIDTDPNPFLATVGLRVAPAPVGAGVEFRLGVELGSMPYAFFRAVEETVRETLQQGIHGWRVPDCTVTMTHSGYWPRQSHAHGTFDKSMSSTAGDFRNLTPLVLMDALRAAGTAVHEPMHRFRLDVPADTVGAVLPVLARLRAVPHTQTTGGAGAPYRLEGDIPAQRVHALEQLLPGLTRGEGELESAFDHYRAVRGGTVPTRERTDHDPLHRKDYLLRVVRRTGGSGREGAATAPAAR; from the coding sequence GTGCAATCACTCCTTCCGCACACCCTGAACCTGGGCATCCTCGCCCACATCGACGCCGGTAAGACCAGCCTGACCGAGCGGCTCCTGCATGCCGCCGGTGTCATCGACGAGGTCGGCCGCGTCGACGACGGGAACACACAGACCGATTCGCTCGCCCTGGAGCGGAAGCGCGGCATCACCATCAAGTCCGCCGTCGTCTCCTTCGCCATCGACGGTACGGCCGTCAACCTGATCGACACCCCCGGCCACCCGGACTTCATCGCCGAGGTGGAGCGCGTGCTCAGCGTGCTCGACGGGGCCGTGCTCGTGGTCTCCGCCGTGGAGGGCGTCCAGGCGCAGACCCGCGTCCTGCTGCGGACGCTGCGGCGGCTCCGCATCCCCACGCTGGTCTTCGTCAACAAGACCGACCGCGGCGGCGCCCGGTACGACGGGGTGCTGCGGCACATCGCCGAGCGTCTGACCCCCGATGTCGTCGCGATGGGGTCCGTTCCCGGCGTCGGCACGCGCGACGCGCGCTTCGCCCCGTTCACCGGCGAGGACGGGGCCTTCACCGCACGGCTCACCGAGCTGCTCGCCGAGCACGACGACGCGGTCCTCGCCACATACGTCGACGCCCCGGCGTCCCTCCCGTACGACCGGCTCCGCGCCGAGCTCGCCCGGCAGACCCGGCGCGCCCTCGTGCACCCGGTGTTCTTCGGCTCCGCGGCCACCGGCGTGGGGGTGCCCGAACTGATGCGTGGCATCGCGGAGTTGCTGCCCGCTCCGCGCGGGGACGCCGACGGCCCCGTCTCCGGCAGCGTGTTCAAGGTCGAGCGCGGTGCCGCCGGGGAGAAGATCGCCTACGTACGCGTGTTCTCGGGCACCGTCCGCGTCCGCGACCGCCTCCGGGAAGGCAAGGTCACCGGCGTCAGCGTCTTCGAGCAGGGCGCCGACGTTCAGCGCGCCGAGGTCCGCGCGGGGCAGATCGGCAAGGTGCGGGGGCTCGGGGACGTACGGATCGGGGATGTCATCGGCGTACCGCGAGAAGGGGCCCGAGCCGGTGCGCGGCATTTCGCGCCGCCCACCCTGGAGACCGTCGTCACCCCGCTGCGGGACACCGACCGCGGCGCCCTGCACCTCGCGCTCGGCCAGCTCGCCGAGCAGGACCCGCTGATCGACCTGCGGCAGGACGACGTCCGTCAGGAGGTCTCCGTCTCGCTCTACGGAGAGGTGCAGAAGGAGGTCATCCAGGCGACGCTCGCCGAGGAGTACGGGCTCGACGTGGCGTTCCGTGAGACCACGACGATCTGTGTGGAGCGGGTCGTCGGCACCGGTGCGGCGTACGAGATCATCGACACGGACCCCAATCCGTTCCTTGCCACGGTCGGGCTGCGGGTGGCGCCCGCGCCGGTCGGGGCGGGGGTGGAGTTCCGGCTGGGGGTCGAGCTCGGGTCCATGCCGTACGCGTTCTTCCGTGCCGTCGAGGAGACGGTCAGGGAGACGCTTCAGCAGGGCATTCACGGCTGGCGCGTCCCCGACTGCACGGTGACGATGACGCACTCCGGCTACTGGCCCCGGCAGAGCCACGCCCACGGCACGTTCGACAAGAGCATGTCGAGCACCGCGGGGGACTTCCGGAACCTGACACCGCTGGTCCTGATGGACGCGCTGCGGGCGGCGGGCACGGCGGTGCACGAGCCGATGCACCGCTTCCGGCTCGACGTGCCGGCCGACACGGTCGGCGCGGTCCTGCCCGTCCTCGCCCGGCTGCGCGCCGTCCCGCACACGCAGACGACGGGCGGGGCCGGGGCGCCGTACCGGCTGGAGGGGGACATCCCCGCGCAGCGGGTGCACGCGCTGGAGCAGCTGCTGCCCGGACTCACGCGTGGCGAGGGCGAGTTGGAGTCCGCCTTCGACCACTACCGGGCCGTGCGCGGCGGCACGGTCCCGACGCGTGAGCGGACCGATCATGATCCGCTCCACCGCAAGGACTATCTGCTGCGCGTGGTGCGCCGGACCGGGGGCAGCGGACGGGAGGGCGCCGCCACCGCCCCCGCCGCCCGGTGA